ATCGTCACCAGCGGAAAGCGCTTGCGGCCTTTCATGCGCTGCTGGATCAGGTATTTCACGACCGTCGTATACAGCACCAACGGAAATCTCACGCGGTATCCTCCAATAAGGGGTTAGCCAGTATGCAAGCCGAAAGTTTACTCGAACGGGTATTTTTCGCAACCGGCGGGAGACGCGGCGAGTACGCGCCTATCTCCAGAGAACTAGGTAATCTAAGCAAGATGAAGTGTGGGCATCAATGGGAAAATATCAGAGCGCACCCTTTCGCGTTGTCCTGAACCTCTGCCCGGAACGGCCATGCAGAAAATTGCGCTATTTTATTCAGGCTTGTGACTGGGAGCCCCAATTTTTAAGGGGGGGGGGGAAGGCGCGATCGCGCCAGGGGGGATTTCGATTTTTGCATAGGATTTGCAATAACGGGCAATTCAGTCATAGGGTGAGTCGCGCTTTATAAAGGTGGGTCAAACTTGACCCGCCCTACAATACTTTAGTGCTCGGTCAGATTAAATATACAGCCCTGTTTTTAATCCCCCCAAGTTTTAATGAAACCAATATCGTTGCGGTCAATGCCCCTTTGAAAAAAGGGGGGGGGTGGCGCTGTAGGCGCCGGAGGGGATTTTGATTTTTGCATAGGATTTGCAATAACGGGCAATTCAGTCGTAGGGGGAGTCGCGCTTTATAAAGGCGGGTCGAACTTGACCCGCCCTACACTAAAATCCTTTTAACTCTTTGTATTGGCCCAGCGCCATCAGCGGGAAGTAATTTCGATAGCCGGTGTAGCGCAGGTAGAAGACCTTAGGGAAGCCGGTCCCGGTAAATTCGACTTCGTCCCAGTCGCCGCTTTCTTTCTGGCGTTTGAGCAAGAAATTGATGCCGCGTTCGACAGAGTCATGCTCAACGTATCCAGCGCCCATCAGCCCCATCACCGCCCATGCGGTTTGTTCAGGGGTTGAAGGGCCTGAGCCGCGCAGACTGGGGTTGGCGTAGGTTTCGCAGGTCTCGCCCCATCCGCCGTCTTCGAGTTGATAGTTCAGCAGCCACTCGACGCCGCGTTTGACCGCCGGGTCGTCAGGCGAAATACCAATCTGGCTGAATCCAACCAGCGCCTGCCAGGTTCCATAAATATAATTGACGCCCCAACGCCCATACCATGAGCCGTCCGGTTCTTGTTGTTTGCGCATGTATTTGACTGCGCGGGCTGCGGGCGAAAAAGTCTGGTCGTAACCGAATTCGCCCAGCATTTCTAACACGCGTCCTGTGATGTCGGCGCAGCTGGGGTCCAACAACGCGTTGTGGTCGGCGAAGGGAATCAGGTTCAACACTTCTTTGTTGTTATCAACGTCGAACGCCCCCCAGCCGCCGTCGGAACTCTGCATTGACAGCAGCCAATCAAAAGCGCGTTTAACGCAAGCCTGGCGGCGCTGGTCGTCGGGGATGCGGACGCCGTTCAACGCCATCAAAATCTTGGCGGTATCGTCGGTGTCGGGATAATAATCGTTGTCAAATTCAAACGCCCAGCCGCTGGCGGGGCCGTAGGGGTTCTTGATCTGCCAGTCGCCGCGGATGGTGACTTCCTGATTGATGAGCCAATCAGCCGCTTTCACGACTTTGGGGTGATTCACTGGGGCGCCCGATTGTTCAAAGGCGCGCACCACCATGCCCGTGTCCCAAACCGGCGAGAAGCACGGTTGGAACCAGAGGCGGTCTTCGAGTTCGACCTTGAGCGCCATGAATTCATCGTAGGCGTTCTGGAAGGTGGGGTGATCGTGGTCGTAACCCAGGCAATCGAGTGCGATGACGGTATTGAGCATCGCGGGGTAAATCGCCGCAA
The sequence above is a segment of the Candidatus Hinthialibacter antarcticus genome. Coding sequences within it:
- the shc gene encoding squalene--hopene cyclase, with product MVTYASSSSGPTTPGNRAQWITQSINSAQDYLLSVQKSAGYWCFDLEADSSLVADYLFLAHYIDKVDLDLQEKSIRWILDTQLEDGGWNIYHGGPSELNITVKCAFAMQLAGVDKTSEAYIKAEECILRLGGLHEVNSYTRFYLGLFGEYPWNQLVSMPPELMFLPTSFYFNIYEISSWSRAIVVPLSIIWARQPIKQPPATVDVSNWWGKRITSKSLRDTFSWRTFFFTIDAIYKRSERFIAPFTRREALRRAENWMLEHMSRGGGLAAIYPAMLNTVIALDCLGYDHDHPTFQNAYDEFMALKVELEDRLWFQPCFSPVWDTGMVVRAFEQSGAPVNHPKVVKAADWLINQEVTIRGDWQIKNPYGPASGWAFEFDNDYYPDTDDTAKILMALNGVRIPDDQRRQACVKRAFDWLLSMQSSDGGWGAFDVDNNKEVLNLIPFADHNALLDPSCADITGRVLEMLGEFGYDQTFSPAARAVKYMRKQQEPDGSWYGRWGVNYIYGTWQALVGFSQIGISPDDPAVKRGVEWLLNYQLEDGGWGETCETYANPSLRGSGPSTPEQTAWAVMGLMGAGYVEHDSVERGINFLLKRQKESGDWDEVEFTGTGFPKVFYLRYTGYRNYFPLMALGQYKELKGF